The Pieris napi chromosome 11, ilPieNapi1.2, whole genome shotgun sequence DNA segment GAAATATTGGTAGGAAGGGGAACAGAGAGAGATACTAAAGAAGTGTATAAGGAAGAATGGTCATATTTAggacaagaaaagaaaacatgATTCAGGTCAGAATAGCTCTCGCCACACTCACAGGCGGTACTAGTTACGATACCAAGTTTGTGCAAATGAACTGGAAGGCTGTTATGTCCCAGACGCATACGGATTATAGTAGAAGTGGTGGTTTTACCAAGCGACAATTTGGCAAACCATGGCTTCCTGGGAACGGAAGACTGTATAGCATACAAGAAACGACCCTTAATCCGGCCTTTCTCTTCCCAACACATATTCCACGATTTGTGGAGATATATGCCGGGCAAAGCAGCAAGATCATGGCCAAAATTCTTGTACGGGTGTACGTCACCGGTCTCAGTAGCACTGTTAGCCAAACTGTCAGCTTTTACATTTCCAGAGATACCACAGTGACTAGGTATCCAACAGAATGAAACTAAATAGTTGTGTAATTGGCAGTGCAACAGCTTTCTCTTACATTCAAATATTACATGAAAAAATGGGTTAAGTTTTAGTGAAAATTTTGCTAAGCTCTGTAAAGCACTTAAGGAATCGGTAAATATAACGgtttttttgagtttgaaacaCAACACATATTCAAGAGCTTTTAGTAGTCCAAAACATTCACCGGTAAAGACCGATGATTCCGgaggtaatttaattttctgaaCTATGTTGTATTGTTTGTGAAACACTCCAACACCAACACACCCATTGGAGTGTTTAGATGAATCTGTGTACATTTGATGCCAGTTAGGCCATTTGCTATTGACattgcaattaaaaattgcattGGCATTAAAATCAGATTTTTCAATGCCAAGAGAAAAGCAAATCTCTGGAGAAAGAAGAAGAGAATCATAAGAAGAGCTAAATAGAGGAAGTACATTAAAGGAATGAGTTGGGGCttgtaattgtttgaatttcAGGAagctttttaatagacaaggTATAGGTTTATGTGAAGAGGGTAATTTTAGAGAAAGAGACTCCAGTTTGGAGATGAGGGGATGATGGAACTGGACAATTCTAAAAATGAATCTATCTGACAGATATTGACGTCTTAAGTTTAATGGAGGGTCACAACATTCTATTTGCAAAGCATTAACCGGGCTTGATTTCATGGCACCAGAAACAATCCTTAAAGCCCTAGACTGTATGAGGTCTAGTTTTCTAAAGCCAGCTACATTACCTGGATCTAAGAAAAAGGTCCCAAAATCCAGTACACTTCTAATAACAGCATTATACACCAACCTCAATGTGGCTGGGTGAGCACCCCACCAAACTCCACTGAGACATCTCAGCATGTTCAAGTGTCGCTCAcatttaccaactacaaattcgcAGTGTGGTTGACCTGTTAGTTTAGAATCAAGTATAACTCCTAAGAACTTTACTTGATTATAAACTGGTAATATATGACGATCATATGTTATAGTAGGTGAGCGAGGAGAACGGGATTTAGTGAAAAGTACAACGGAACTTTTTGAGGGAGACAGATCTAGGCCATTTGCATCCATCCAGGATTTTAGCAAAGATAAAGAGGAGGAAACATGTTGTTCAGCAATACTTACACACATATCAGAGGCATAAATAACTAAGTCATCGGCATATTGTAATAAACTAACTGAATCTCCAATTGAATCTTCTAGgtcatatgtataaatattgtacaatAAAGGGCTCAGAACAGACCCTTGTGGCAAGCCCCTCCATACCAGCCTACTAGGCATATAAGGGCCGCCAacatctaaaataattttcctctCCGAAAGAAGATTTACAatgaaattagttaaaaaataaggaacctttaatttatttaatttacttttaagaatATGTAACAAAACGTTATCATAAGCCGAATTAATATCCAAGAAAGCAGCGACTACTGACTTTTTATCTGTGAAAGCATTACGAATGTCCGTAACTAATATGCCTAAATTGTCACATACACTTTTACCTTTTCGAAATCCAAACTGAGTTGGGGACAGATATtcgttattttctatataccaTTCAAgccgatttttaattaaatgttcaaCAACTTTTGTTATCACCGATGACAAGACAATCGGACGATATGATTTAATATCAGATCGTACCTTAGACGGTTTTAAAAATGGCAGCACTATTTGACTTCGCCAAGATGGCGGtatgtcatttgtcaatagaactttatttattaaatttaaaaagaaatttaatccATTTTCACCAAGGTGAGACAGAAATGAATATGGGATCCCATCTTCCCCAGGTGCACTGTCACTGACGTAATTTAATACACCTTTTAATTCCACTAACGTGAAAGGTAGATTTAGAGAGGAAGGGGCGGCATCAGagttattttgtttagaaGAGTGGATAAAATCTCTAAGTGGAGCAGAAGGAGGAGCCAAGCGATCAAGGAATTGATCAGCTAACTCTATAGGAAGTAACGACGTGTTAGAAGGATTGACAGCTGACCTAAATCTTTTGATATTTCGCCAAATGACAGTTGAATGTGTTCCAGGTGATAAGGTGCTACAATATTTCCTCCACccctcagatttcttttttttaaatagcttttTAACTTCTTTCATCACATTCATTAAGGTCTCGTAGTTTTCCATAGACATATCATTGCGATAATTATACTCAGCTGCCTTGCGTTTTTTAATACTTGTGGTACACTCTTCATCCCACCATGGTGGAGATGGCAACTTATTACTACGCGGCTTTTTCTTTGGAAAAACATTATCAGCTGAttctaataaaatagttttgaaataattactatCTGTGACATTAATTTCTGAGCAAGTATTAATTTTCTCTTCTACTAATAAAGTGTATTGACTCCATTTAGAGTCAATGATTTTGTGTTTGAGGCGAGAGTTATGAATAAACatgttactattttttttacagggAAATGAAATGATTATTGGATAATGATCACTATTGTAAGATGAACACAAAGTAGACCAAGATAGAGAAGATGCTAAATTGGGAGTACAAATGGACAGGTCAATGGCACTAATTGCTTCACCAGGTTTTGTGAGGCGAGTAGGAGAACCCGAGTTTAAAATGCACAGGTTATACATGTCTAAGATATCCAATAATGCATACCCATAACTATTAGAAACCGAGCTACCCCAAGATGTGTGATGAGAGTTGAAATCACCCAGAATCATGAAAGGCTGAGGAAGCActgaaattaagtttttaatttcattgaaaATTTGCAAGGAGGGGTGAGGGACATAGATAGAGACAAAACAGATATCATCAACAATAGCTGCAATAATAGAAAAGCTGTCACTATGTGAAGGAAGAGGGAAGGAAGAAAAGGTGCTAGAGTTTCTGATGAGCAGGCATACACCACCATACCCATCAGCCCTGTCTTCTCTTAAGCATAAATAACCAGGgattttaaatacatgatCTGGCTTTAACCAGGTTTCAgatagagaaaaaataaaaggattaaaagtatttataatatgtataatttcatgttttttgttaattatactgCGGCAGTTCCATTGAACTAGCCTGTCCATGTTGGCCATTATTAATATGAGTGTAGGTATGAATTAAATTAGCAGCGTGGGACGGTATAGATAAATTGGGTTGTGAAAGTAATTTGATTAATGTAGTAATTAGCTCTGCTATTGTCTGTGAGTTTACATTAGAGGATGATGGATATGCACAACCATTAGATGGCTCTGGCATATTATAGTCTCTTACAAGAGACTCATGTGCAACATGATCGTAACCTTTACTTTGTTGAGGAGGGGTTCTaggtttagtaaaaaaagtttttttgtaaGATAGTGTACGTGTAGGTGGTGAACCAGGCAAAACTGTATTTCCACCAGGAAGAGATTTATTTGGGATAGAGGATACTATATCTGCAAATGACTTAGATATGGGGGGATGTAGTTTTGATGCTTCAACATAGGACAGGCTATTCTCTGCCATTGATAGTTTAATGTTGGTTTGTCTCACATACTCTGGGCACTTTTTGCTTGAAGCAAAGTGCAGCCCAGAGCATGAGCAGCAAGAACCGTGGTCTTCCTCCACATTACAAGTATTTCCAGTGTGGCCCTGACCACACTTGTAACACCTAGGCTTTGACCTGCATTGGACCTTAGTGTGCCCAAAGCGgcagcaattaaaacattgaatagtcggatatatatataaattaacggGCATAGAGTTGTAACACATAAATACACGTTTAGGCAAAACTTGTCCATCAAATGTAAACACAACTGTTTGCGAAGGTTTCCATGTAGGTGTGTTGTTTACCATGACTTTATAGTTAAGTCGCCTGAGTTTCAGAATTTCTCCACACCCAATGGGTACGTTAGTGTTCTCCATAATATCCTCAGGAGACCACTCGGTTGGGACTCCCTTAACTAAACCCATccttgtaatattaaaagttggGATAAAAGCCTTCATGTTGTTAGCAGGTAAGCAGTTTGAAGTGATAAAGCTGTTAGCGTCTGTGTAATTATGAAAAGATAGTGTCATTTTATTTCTACCAATACGTTTTAAGCTtccatttacaatatttttaaaaagataattttttaaaaatctgccAAACACAACTGGGTGTAAAGTTGTACTATCATTATCATCACGTTGTATTTTCTGCACATGTACCACAAACGGGCCATGGTCATTGGCATCATAACTAGCCCTACCAATTTGTGTGGGGGTTTTAGGAGAATTGCTGGTGGGAGGAACAGGCATTGAAGTAGTATCAGTGCAAGGAATAGCAGGCAAATTAACAGTGCTCTCAGGAAATACATCTTTACATTGACAGTCTGAGTGTTTACTACTTTCAGTACTactttttcgtttttttttgttgcaatgtttacaaacTTTGTGGAGATGGCTGCGCTTCAGCTTCCTTTTAGAAACCAAAGAGCAGTCAGAATCCATACCGGATTCGTTAGAAATCGTGATAAATGCAACCGCGGGGGGCGCCGTGCCCCCCGGGTCCGGAGGCTCGTTCATAAAAATCCGAAAAGCTTACCCCAACTCGAAGAAAGtagaagaaaatataaataataatacaaactacaaatatatacaagttTGAACTATTCTGATCAcctaattgattaaaaatattattttacaacaaattcaaacaaaaactGCGCCCGCCAAATTCGAAGgtctttttgatatttaagtTATAGCCACGCTTGGATTGTATAATTGCTTAAGTTtgaggttttatataaattgtatagaaatgtgacatttaaaaaaaattttttttttaattaatgtacttCCTAAATACCCCTTGATTCCCTTAATTTTGGAAGGAAAACCCCCAAGCTGGCATCACTGGATCGAATAGTGGCCGAATGCATAGAGtgacagatttaattaatccaCAGACAAAATACAGAtgtattgatatacaaaaactaaaatttatattcaaagtTTAAACAAAATCTGTGCCCGCACTCCGTTCAACGCTGACTGCTGTCGTCACTCGTCTGTCGTCCATCCCATGTAAATCGGTTGTGAATTGTAATCGGCTGCGGATTGTAGTTGTGGGTTGCCGAATCCGCTTGTTTTGTTAATCTTGTAAAGCATAGcatatgaataatttaagtattctTATTAATTCACGGGCTACTTTATAGTAAGgtcaaattgatttaaaaaggaagtggacttatttaaatatgtcgaGTGATACGGCGAAGAATGTAAGTCAttgtgattttgttttttaacttttattttcataacaatATTGTGTTACTGCATTGTTCATATTACGTAGAAAATTAgggttttatataattttgtttaaaagtgTTGTTAACATCGATATGTATGACTCACTGTTGTTTGCTACTTACCTACTTAATACTCATTGACCAAGTAACTAGTACTATACGTAACTATAATATGCATGCCACTGGTGAAATGGATCTCGATACAGTTAGCGGATGTGTGTCAAATGTTTACGCGTACCAACTGAATATTTATAGtatgacaataattttattgtctcAGTTTGATTAACTGAACTAACTCCCATTATCACTAGTTATTCCATTGTATGAAGGGCTTATCAGTCCTGGTAATGTActctaaagttttaattatttcctgTTATACCACGTCTGGTTTTTTACACTATTTCTCTTTATTTTTTgcttatttatgtttatagttttttaacaattaatatttttacagtttTCAAACCTTGAGACTCCTGGGTATGTTGGATTTGCCAATTTGCCTAATCAGGTCCATCGGAAATCtgtaaaaaaaggttttgagTTCACACTGATGGTTGTAGGGGAGAGTGGGTTGGGAAAATCAACTCTTGTGAACTCTCTGTTTTTAACTGACCTATATCCCGAGAGAGTTATTCCAGATGCTACAGGTACAGGCTTTGCATGTGAACAGCATTTACTTTTTCTCTGAGGGTGAGATTCAGCGTTAATAGTTAGTGGTAAATATGACTCCTGTTTGTCAAATCCAATAATTTTTGGAGTCATTTACTACTAAGTCTCAATTTGGAATTTCACCCTTAATAACAGAAAAACTGTTTAAGTTAACTAATTAACAGTGATGGTAttgttaaaatacaaatagaagataataacaatatcttataataatacCATTAACAGTGTTTCTAATGATGTTATggacttaaatatattttgtggacaATTGTTATTACATTTAGTACACTATTTTATGTACCAGCAATTAGTTTTTCACTAATGGACATAAGTATTGTGGTACCTCAATATACAGGTGTTTTGATATACAAGCCGGCGAACaagcaatattttactttgaGATGAGAGCCAGATTTGAGAAACGAGGAATCTCACACTACACTAGCAGTTTCTCTTACCTCAGTCTGCTTCTTTGCTTTCATGGTTTTGAAGCATTTTTGATATGTTAAATTCGTGTTTTTTGCTTTTTGTACATTTACAAAAGATTAtcgcatttatttttataactttgcATCCTAAGGTTTACGGAACAAATTAAACTTGTATGTCGAGGTACCACTGTACaacaaattcataaaatattaaatcttttaacatatgatttataaagtaaactaAATTACATAGCTAAGCTTCTTACCTCTACTACTATTGCATAACTTAGCTTAGCTTAGGGTTTTACAAAACTTAGCACACCTTTAGCTTAAGGCTAAGTAGTGTAATACCAAACATGATACAGAGATTTTACACTTGTTATGCCAGGATAAGTTTATAGGaacttaaatatacaataaaaactttgGTCCATGAACTGCTATGAGATTAAAATCCAAGTATTGGTAGGAATGCATGTTAAGATGTTTATCGTTTTGtaactatagttaaaacatgttttttctGTTAAATCAACTTGTAACAAGAATTATTGTTGCATAAGAACATTCCATTACATAAACATTGcatgattttttaaagaattttatgtaataaaagatTATTCTATTGCCCtttcattatgttttttatccAACAGAATTATTACCTGATTGTCcacagttatttaaaataaaatactcatTGATGATTCAAATTATAGCTAATcataatcaaaacatgtaacATATTTACTATAATGATTTTTCTGTTTATATAAGCTAATCTACTCAAGCTGAGAACAGAAACAGCCTATCTTACAACAATAATTaagcattattttattttttaaatatatcttttgcAGAGAAATTGAATCAGACTGTAAAACTTGATGCATCTACAGTTGAGATTGAAGAGCGTGGTGTGAAACTGCGATTGACTGTTGTTGATACTCCAGGATATGGAGATGCCATTGATAATACAGACTGCTTCAAagtaagttttatttgtaattaaacttatCCTAAACAGCAGGACCTATTTTGATGATCCTTTTTTGCGTTCCAGTGGAAACCAGAATGGTTTAGACATACAATTAGCTAAAATgctgtttaaataaattataactttaattaacaattaaaatgtaaaaaaaaaacatcctaAGTCAGACACAACTTTTTCCAAACTTTAAAAagatatactattattatgatgtaaggaaaatatataacacttataaatgtttaaaagagGGAGCTAATTTGTCAGTtttcataaaaagaaaatgtttacattaaagattctctaaataatattttaattaggtatATTGCTGAACAAAACTAATTCAAGTGCATCTTTACAGTCAATTATACAATACATTGATGAGCAATTTGAGAGGTTCCTTCGTGATGAGAGCGGTCTCAATCGACGTAACATTGTAGACAACAGAATTCATTGTTGTTTCTACTTTATATCTCCATTCGGACATGGGTAATGcatatcatatatttatattatattagtgttCAATAATTGAGACTTCAATTTAGTGTAAATTGTTTAGACAGTAACAAGATATGCATGTCAAACAGTTcttatattcaatttaaaattaattaatgttgcaATTAAAGGTAGTCAAGGTTGAATTGATTATAAAATGCACCTCAATGGatcaaataacaataatttgtgTTAATTGATGGGTCATAAGATCAAcaccttaataaaaaatttaaaaacattaaattattgtaataatgaggaatattaatttaaaaaaaaaatagtaataataacaactGTAAACTTAGTAGCaattaatttatcttaatataatcactatgcttaaaaataaagtaaatgtaaaatttaatatgtatatatttcttttttgacgttcataagtgtacattgtgttacctacatgaatacatgatttttgacttttaatatgctcattaaaataaaatcgttaaaatgggaaaaaaaaactgtttttaaaaagtaCCATAGTTTTGTACATACCTTAATTATTTTCAGACTGAAACCGTTGGACATTGAATTTATGAAACAATTGCATAACAAGGTGAACATTGTACCCGTGATTGCAAAGGCAGATTGTCTTACTAAGAAAGAAGTTCAGAGGCTTAAGTCCagggtaaaaattaattaatgttattgtttCACAGAATACTAGTAgactttatattttctataggaAAATGTTACTGCAatgactttaataattaaaatcctaTCCCATTATTATctctttatatatgtataagctAAGTTAAACAAGGTGtatcattttcttttaaacaatgtaagaaattaaaatatattatgcaaATCTTTCAGTTCTTGCGTTAAGCAAAATTATATCTATTAACATGTTTTTGATTTGTCAATAATGTACTATAATAGCTTCAAAAGAAATTTCAAGAATGGTTTAGTTGTAGGCAAATTttataaggtgaaaaaatttactttgactaaaaacttttttcaTCAACACTTAATAATATCTGTTACATATAAGAATGATATTTTCGGTAGTTTGACTTAATACTAAGCGTGTCGAGACGGAAAGGgtgcatttatatttctttcaaCAGGTGATGGAGGAAATAGAAAGAGAGGGTATTAAGATATATCCTTTGCCAGATTGCGATAGCGATGAAGATGAAGATTACAAAGAGCAGGTAAAACTTAAATCTTGTGGGtagttaaacaatattaaacagataaagtcgactctcgataatttgaaactcaaAACCAGAGATAAACTTAAATTACCAACAGTACAAGCGTTTAAATAACTACGAGGGGGAGGGGGATTCAAGTGAATAAAAGTTTGATCAAAATTcgtgatttatattttattattatttacaataatttagaaaaattaaataaaataattgacaattttttatttcgaaaagAAGTCCGTTTTTTCGAGTTAGCGACTTCAGTCTATCTTCGTccaaagaatttaaaaaaacagagCCGGgactttaaattatagtaGCAAGcaagatacaattttttcaacttcaaattaccAAGAGGAccaattaaaattgattttattcaatttatcgagTATTTTTCTAGGGACCGGAagtaaattacaaattatcgagagattCACATTAACGAGTTTCAGATCGAGAGCAGACTGTACAATAAACGCAATACTGCTAATATCTTTGTTCGTACCTCGACGATGTAggtttaagtttttgtgtatttgaatgaacaatttaaataaaatatatatcttttttaacggatataaacgcaatttattacgttattaacataactcgGCGTTTTGTGCATTTGaaagttatgtaaattatatattaaattcttgTTTGCATACGTTAAATTTATGTGTAGTACTTTAGATTAAAAACCGCGATGGAGTGTtatttgccagttcttttcgcTATAATGCTGATATTATCAATGCCGCAACCAATACGATCGAACCCTTCCCGACAAAGCCGTAATGCAATAAATTGgtgaaccgattttgatgagtGTTTAAGAGGATTCGAAAAtagttacaattatttacaattagatgttttttaattgtttttttttttaagtttgatattttttacaggacaacgtctatAATATctacttataatttattaatttacagtaaatgtaaaactagactttctattttcttttaatgttgaCATTGTACACAGTTatcaatatacataaattattttttgttgattAAGTAAACTAGAAAATAgtctaaaactaaaaaattgcgttttttaaagtgttttatattgttaaatatttatattgattttctatattattttcattcatACTGTGTGTAGGTTCGTCAGCTTAAAGCGGCTGTTCCGTTCGCTGTATGCGGCGCTGGACAGCAACTGGAAGTACGCGGACGCCGTGTTAGAGGCCGTCTCTACCCGTGGGGCGTGGTCGAAGTTGAGAACCCGGAACATTGCGACTTCATCAAACTACGGACTATGCTTATGTAAGCTGGTAACAAAgacatgatattttaaaaaaaaaatggcaataTACtgatcaaatttataaaaaaaatatggttttaGGTGGGCGTTAAATCCactattttgttaatatattgaaaatcTCTGTCTTCTGCCTTATTCACTTACTCACTTATTGATaaagaagtattaataaaatatttatatcaaaaaaatattgtcttaCAAACCTTGTTTTGACAAAGTAGTCGTTCGGAAGTTATGCGCTTAACATACTTTATTTACAGACTAAGCGCAAAGATTACAAATTGTCTATGATACCTTTTTGTCGGATCTGTAACTGAGGATTTTCTTTTTCAATTACGTTTTCGTGCTTTTAAACCaatacatacttatatttaCAGAACCCATATGCAAGACTTGCAAGAAGTAACTCAAGAGGTTCATTACGAGAACTATCGCTCAGAGAGGTTGGCCAGGAACGGACAAGTACCAAAAAGACATACGTAAGTTATACGcatataatactaaaaaaaattatgtcaaaaaggCAACTGTCAAACAAGGTACTCTAAAAATATACACTGCTTGTATATAGTAACGGGGGTTGGTAAATCCTATACTGCaatgaatttttgtataaatagcAAAAGTTGTCTAACATGGGCATGAGACAAACAGTGtcaactctttataacgaatttcaagggaacGACCTTTTTTATTCGGTATAGAGAGGGTTCGTTATAGGGAAGGAAGGTATGGGTATTggattaaatcaaataaatttaactaatttttacgtaattttttgttataaccgAACCAAGTAGACTTAgggaccttcaagaaaagagcgtaccaattcttaaaaggccggcaacgcacccgcgAGCCCTATGgtattgagtgtccatgggcggcggcatcacttaacatcagatgagccttctacccgtttgccccctgttctataataaaaaatatatataacgaatgacgttataaagagtttactcTGTATATGTGTCTGTTTTATTGGCAATTTTTTAGCAAGATAGTCCTTTTTGTATGGCATGGACCAGTCTTCTGTCCGCGACTAATAGAAATATAGTTTTGACTTTATGGTCtggttatatataaaaatacaaaaacccTTTGGgttcatttataatatgagCGTTATTTACTAATAACTGATTATAGATCAACCGAGAGTGGACTTAGCGACAACTCAAACGACTTGGCAAATGGTTCAACTGATGATGGTTCTGGACGCGACAAAGTACTCCGTGAAAAGGTAAAaagctcaatttttttaaaggatttcaaagtagtattattaaaagagTAGTATTTTCCTTGaatctgaaatatttaaaaatacaaattttaatacttaa contains these protein-coding regions:
- the LOC125053835 gene encoding septin-1 isoform X1; its protein translation is MSSDTAKNFSNLETPGYVGFANLPNQVHRKSVKKGFEFTLMVVGESGLGKSTLVNSLFLTDLYPERVIPDATEKLNQTVKLDASTVEIEERGVKLRLTVVDTPGYGDAIDNTDCFKSIIQYIDEQFERFLRDESGLNRRNIVDNRIHCCFYFISPFGHGLKPLDIEFMKQLHNKVNIVPVIAKADCLTKKEVQRLKSRVMEEIEREGIKIYPLPDCDSDEDEDYKEQVRQLKAAVPFAVCGAGQQLEVRGRRVRGRLYPWGVVEVENPEHCDFIKLRTMLITHMQDLQEVTQEVHYENYRSERLARNGQVPKRHTSTESGLSDNSNDLANGSTDDGSGRDKVLREKEAELRRMQEMLDQMQRQMQLQAASTTTA
- the LOC125053835 gene encoding septin-1 isoform X2 — protein: MKGLSVLFSNLETPGYVGFANLPNQVHRKSVKKGFEFTLMVVGESGLGKSTLVNSLFLTDLYPERVIPDATEKLNQTVKLDASTVEIEERGVKLRLTVVDTPGYGDAIDNTDCFKSIIQYIDEQFERFLRDESGLNRRNIVDNRIHCCFYFISPFGHGLKPLDIEFMKQLHNKVNIVPVIAKADCLTKKEVQRLKSRVMEEIEREGIKIYPLPDCDSDEDEDYKEQVRQLKAAVPFAVCGAGQQLEVRGRRVRGRLYPWGVVEVENPEHCDFIKLRTMLITHMQDLQEVTQEVHYENYRSERLARNGQVPKRHTSTESGLSDNSNDLANGSTDDGSGRDKVLREKEAELRRMQEMLDQMQRQMQLQAASTTTA